A genomic window from Cryomorphaceae bacterium includes:
- a CDS encoding copper homeostasis protein CutC, with protein sequence MTLEICTEDLAQSLAAQACGAHRIELCADLHNGGTTPSHGMMEQVSEACNIPVFAMIRPRGGDFCYSAAELRLMLSDIRGAARANVAGVVFGVLNNDSTLNLEHNQMLLNEARQIGLAATFHRAIDVCRDPLHALETLMEMGFQNVLTSGQETTAEKGLALIAAMTQLAGDTLTVMAGSGVNPTNAEIFKRSGIKALHVTARKEMQSSLHLHMGTQWKPDEEKIRGILKAVR encoded by the coding sequence ATGACCCTCGAAATCTGCACCGAAGACCTCGCCCAATCACTCGCCGCACAAGCCTGCGGAGCCCACCGCATTGAGCTTTGCGCCGATTTGCACAACGGTGGCACCACTCCCTCCCACGGAATGATGGAGCAGGTGAGCGAAGCCTGTAACATTCCGGTTTTTGCAATGATAAGACCCAGAGGCGGTGACTTTTGTTACAGCGCTGCAGAGCTGAGATTGATGCTCAGTGATATCCGTGGAGCTGCGAGAGCCAATGTAGCCGGTGTGGTTTTTGGCGTACTCAACAACGACTCTACCCTCAACCTGGAACACAACCAAATGCTGTTGAACGAAGCCCGTCAAATCGGACTTGCCGCTACCTTTCACCGGGCCATAGATGTTTGTCGCGACCCGCTTCACGCTCTCGAAACCTTGATGGAAATGGGCTTTCAAAACGTGCTTACCTCGGGGCAGGAAACAACAGCCGAAAAGGGCCTTGCCTTGATTGCCGCCATGACACAACTTGCCGGCGACACCCTCACGGTAATGGCCGGTAGCGGGGTGAACCCCACCAACGCCGAAATTTTTAAAAGATCCGGCATCAAAGCGCTGCACGTCACGGCCAGAAAAGAAATGCAAAGCTCCCTGCACCTGCATATGGGCACGCAATGGAAGCCTGATGAAGAAAAAATCCGGGGAATTTTGAAGGCCGTCAGGTAG